A genomic stretch from Pseudoliparis swirei isolate HS2019 ecotype Mariana Trench chromosome 18, NWPU_hadal_v1, whole genome shotgun sequence includes:
- the LOC130207924 gene encoding transmembrane reductase CYB561D2-like, translated as MVFNKENGSELRIYAWIRTASAVLSHCLCVVFTVFVAVLSRPGTSWFSWHPFLMTLAFSFFMTEAILIFSPYGSLLKKFSHKTKGRIHWFLQVLCVSCAVLGLAARPHIGPGKTPK; from the exons atggtcttcAACAAAGAGAATGGGTCTGAGCTGCGGATCTACGCTTGGATTCGCACAGCTTCCGCAGTTCTGTCGCACTGTCTCTGCGTCGTCTTCACTGTGTTCGTCGCAGTTCTGTCCCGACCGGGTACAA GTTGGTTTTCCTGGCATCCTTTCTTGATGACACTAGCA TTCTCCTTCTTCATGACAGAAGCTATACTTATTTTCTCCCCCTATGGCTCCCTCTTGAAGAAGTTCTCACACAAGACCAAAGGTCGCATCCACTGGTTCCTGcaggtcctctgtgtgtcctgtgcagTCCTGGGTCTGGCAGcaagacctcacatcggaccaggaaaaactcccaaataa